In one window of Oryza sativa Japonica Group chromosome 9, ASM3414082v1 DNA:
- the LOC107278144 gene encoding uncharacterized protein OsI_030282, which yields MAKAVALLLAAIAASAVLVQVECDAPVEKSFNKALLAPVDKRLDEAAQAINEAADSVVAAAPPAKKDEVEAATWKRRIFAITALGMAQGDEKKVAATSLAYKKAAKAVLDAAPADKFKLMDESFKVAVMQVIAS from the coding sequence ATGGCCAAAGCCGTCGCCCTACTCCTTGCAGCCATCGCGGCATCGGCCGTGTTAGTGCAAGTGGAatgcgacgcccccgtcgagaaGAGCTTCAACAAGGCCCTCCTCGCCCCTGTCGATAAGCGCTTGGATGAGGCAGCTCAGGCCATCAACGAGGCCGCCGACTCCGTTGTGGCTGCTGCCCCACCAGCAAAAAAGGATGAAGTTGAAGCTGCCACGTGGAAGCGGAGAATCTTCGCCATAACTGCTCTCGGGATGGCCCAAGGAGATGAGAAGAAAGTTGCTGCAACTTCACTTGCCTACAAGAAAGCAGCTAAAGCTGTCCTCGATGCCGCCCCAGCTGACAAGTTTAAGTTGATGGATGAATCCTTCAAAGTGGCTGTTATGCAGGTAATCGCATCATGA